The sequence CAATCCGCTGCACTTCAATTCCTTCACTCCGCAAAGCTACAGGTATCACTTTCGCAAATTCCAGCGCTGTCTTACCATCCCCATGAATACAGATTGTGTCCGCTTTGATCGCGACAACCGTCCCATCTGTCGCGGTGACGTTCCCTTCCTTCACCATTCTAACGATTTGATGGATCGCAGCTTCATGATTGGTTATCAATGCATTCGGCTCTCTGCGTGGTGTCAATGTTCCATCGGATTGGTACGTTCGATCCGCAAACACTTCATTCGCAACTTTTAACCCCATACGTTCTCCCGCTTTCACAAGTTCACTGCCCGCGAGACCGAAGAGCATCAATTCCGGGTTGACTTTGTACACGGCTTCCGCAATCGATTCAGCGAGTTCCCTACTTTTCGCCGCCATATTATAGAGCGCACCATGGGGCTTCACATGTTGCAATCGTCCACCTTCTGCCCGGACAAAAGCTGATAATGCACCAATTTGGTACATAACGAGATCAAATGTCTCCTCAGTAGATATCGCCATTTCACGACGTCCGAATCCGCTTAAGTCTTGCAGTCCTGGGTGTGCACCGATCGCGACATTTTTTTCGAGAGCCATGCGAACGGTCTTTCGCATTGTTGTCGGATCTCCTGCATGGAAACCGCATGCGATATTTGCGGACGTAATTGTCTTCAGTATTTCTTCATCATTCCCTATTGTGTATGCCCCAAAGCTCTCGCCCATATCGCAATTCAAATCTACTTTGTATGTCATTGCGCTCAGTCCTATCTGAATTTAGTTAAAATCGCCGCTCGCAGTTCCTTCAAATTCTTTTCTTGTATGGCCATCAGTTTTTGCGACTCCGTAATTGTTACTTCATTGAACGTCAGTTGGTCGCCGGCTTTTGCTTGCGCCAGCTTCGTAAAGTTAATAGAAGAGATTTGTCCGATTTTCGGATATCCGCCTGTCGTCTGCCGATCTGCAGCGAGAATTATTGGATTCCCATCTGCCGGCACTTGAATGGAACCATATGTAACTGCTTCTGAAATCATTTCAGTTTGTTTCTTTAACGTTAATGAAGGTCCATTGATGCGATAGCCCATTCTGTCCGATAAGGAGCTGACGGTGAATGATTTATTCCAAAAATCATTTTGGCTCTGTTCGTCAAACAAATCATATTGTCTTCCCCGCATGACACGGATGACATATCGATTCGATAGATTTGGCAATAACGTGGTTGCAATTTGCCAGTCTGGCGCACGAAATGAAGCCTCCTGCGTTTTTAGCCGTTGTTTGATACTAGCAGGGATGCCTGTTGAATTAGCAATCGGCAGGACATCTCCTTTTCGTAATGCCCTTCCTTCCAAACCGCCAATCTTTGCTTTCACATACGTAGATCGGCTATTCATAACGACAGGCACATCAATTCCTCCTGCTATCGCTAAATACGCTCTACTTCCTGCAACAGCTGCTCCGAATGCAAGTTCACTTCCTTTGCGAATGAAAACCGGTTTCCACGCCGGGACAGGAACGCCTGCAATTTTCGGTTGTAAATTCCCGCCACATATCGAAATGACAGCGTCTTGCTCGAATAATAGACGAGGCCCAACGAGCGACATTTCGACTGTGGCTTCCTGCCCTTCATTGCCAACTAGAAAATTTGCTACCCGGTGAGAGAACGGATCCATGGCGCCACCTACAACGACACCGAATTTCTGATAACCTGTTCTGCCTGCATCTTGAATCGTATCTTGAAGGCCAGGCTTCATGACTGTAATCACTCCACCCCACCTCTCATCTCTTTGTATTGCTCAAGCGTGATTTCGTAAAAT is a genomic window of Sporosarcina oncorhynchi containing:
- a CDS encoding LamB/YcsF family protein, producing the protein MTYKVDLNCDMGESFGAYTIGNDEEILKTITSANIACGFHAGDPTTMRKTVRMALEKNVAIGAHPGLQDLSGFGRREMAISTEETFDLVMYQIGALSAFVRAEGGRLQHVKPHGALYNMAAKSRELAESIAEAVYKVNPELMLFGLAGSELVKAGERMGLKVANEVFADRTYQSDGTLTPRREPNALITNHEAAIHQIVRMVKEGNVTATDGTVVAIKADTICIHGDGKTALEFAKVIPVALRSEGIEVQRIGKCVSPYNLKE
- a CDS encoding biotin-dependent carboxyltransferase family protein gives rise to the protein MITVMKPGLQDTIQDAGRTGYQKFGVVVGGAMDPFSHRVANFLVGNEGQEATVEMSLVGPRLLFEQDAVISICGGNLQPKIAGVPVPAWKPVFIRKGSELAFGAAVAGSRAYLAIAGGIDVPVVMNSRSTYVKAKIGGLEGRALRKGDVLPIANSTGIPASIKQRLKTQEASFRAPDWQIATTLLPNLSNRYVIRVMRGRQYDLFDEQSQNDFWNKSFTVSSLSDRMGYRINGPSLTLKKQTEMISEAVTYGSIQVPADGNPIILAADRQTTGGYPKIGQISSINFTKLAQAKAGDQLTFNEVTITESQKLMAIQEKNLKELRAAILTKFR